AAAAATCTCATTCAAATGCTTGATATCATAATGCTCCTCTCTCTCTTATTCATTACCTTTTCTAATGCGGTATTTTCCTATTAGTAGTCTTACATGTTTTCTGCATTTTGCATCGTTACTCTGGTAAATTCATTGTTCTCGTGGTCGCAGTACAAGCGTTGTCCGGTTACATTGATGCCTGCTACGGTAGACCTTATCAGAAGGCTTTTTCATGATATATAGAAACTGGGAAAGGCAATGTAATACCGGAAATCGGTGGGGTTGTTGAATTTCTTCCATAACCTACCAAGAATCATATTTTTTCCATGAATGGGGAGAATTTTCTGTGTACTACATATTGTTAAGGTATGCAATCATAGTGCAAAAAATAATCCTATTTTATATTCTGAAAGTTGAAGAAGTTCcagcaattaaataaaacaagtaCCATCTTCACTATGTTACAGTAGATGAGTTTGATAAAATAGATGATTGTGGTGTAGGAGTAAGTCTGCTAAAATGACAAtatatctaaattttttttaaaaatgatataaattattaaaaaaatataattaacaaaaaatttcCATACctagttaattattttaatttattataataaatcaaacaaaatatatCTTTAAAATTCTTGGTTTTAATTACTTTTTACaaactatttaaataaaaattatttaacatcAAAGAATAGTTTAcggaaaaaataatttattctccTAAATTTGCTCATACGATTGTTACTATATTTATAGACACGCACGCTTCAGTTCATTACATGGTCAATCAAATATTAAGTAGGAATTGATATTGTGTGTCTTaaagttaaataaaaattaagataattttaatTCATCATTGAAAATTATATctaataaaattgaaaaatcgATCCTTTATTGTGTGAAGttagaaaatgttttatgtttttttagaaTAAAAATATCAGATTTGGTACAAAGCACTCATTTATggataaaaataattcaaacaattatttaGTTTAGAGTCTTTAGGCTGAAAGACATGTTATGATTTCCAACTAGATTACAGCCAACAATTTAGGCCCACCAAACAAAAATCGGGTGTATATATgtgatatttattaattttgtttcttCCCCAATTCTACTATTcgaatttttttcccaaatttaaatattatattctttgaatttcattttatatattttcaattttttttaaacaaaccTATACCTAAAAATCACTCATCTTTGTGTAGGTTATACCATATCTCCTGTCACAACTTTATTGGCAAGATTACCGCCCTTAGCAAACAAGGGTGGGTTGGTCTttcatcatttttaaaaaataaaaataaaaataaacataaaatatGGAAAGGATGTAATATTATTCCTTCTGATATTATGTGCATTAAATTAAATGTTGGCCGTAAATAAGCCTTAAATTATATACAATAATAATAGTATTGTTAAGTAACTGATACGTTAAATTCATTACAAATAACGTAAGGAGGACCACCCTGTCTTTGAGATCCCATTGTTTGAAATAACATATCAATTGGAATGCACACACATAATTATTCGAGTGacttttattgaataatttgtgggataaataataattttatattagaATTAACAACTTTCTGATTTTTCGAAGTTATCACTTTCttctttgtatttttattttttcaatatatGATCTCACAAATACTAAATACTAATGTACGATAAAATTTTGTGTAAATACAATATGATCGTTGTAATTTTTCTCTCTCTCAAATTTTATGTATGTTAGTACTTTGTTTTAATATAAAACTGATCTCACAAATACTTAATTTATTTGAGGTGTAAAAGGGAAGGCATTATATATATGCTATGATTGGGAATTGTTGTGGTACCACCAATGCTTTCACCAGTTCATCCACATAAAAAGCCTCAACTTTATTCATACTTTATCGTGTTTCAATttcaattatataaaatataatatatttccaTTTTACATCAATCCAAAAGTTTAGATGATAATCTAAAAtaatcgatatatatatatatatatatatattgtgtcaACTTTCGTGTTCACCAATAAGATCATAATCatctattaaatatataatttggatATGTTTTATCATATCCAATAAATAACTGTGAACTCATTTTAAAttgtattataaattaaatttctaaaaCATTTGAGTGATCTATCTTTTTAGTTGCTATGTCAAGGAAAAAAAGTTGCAATTATCCTCATTAACCATAAATTGATTTGTAGcatttttgtaaaatattttatctactgattctaaaaaaaaatattatatctatTGCTAATGAGACGGCTTAAATATTTTGACTTAAATgataatactattatttaatcACTCTCCGAGAAAACAATAATtgttatttataaattatataacATGCAAATAATCAATCGAGGATAAATACCATCAACATTTGAaagttgaaaatttggaaatcAACGTTTTGTATAATAAGAAAATGTACCTAACCATCTGACTTGgcaagaaaaatcatcaattatttcaaaaatctGTTTTTGTTAGATAAAAGTTGAAGTAATGTCACACTTGGGTAAAAATTTTAGAAGTTCATCGTTCTTGAACATTAAACAATTCAACAGTTTGTAAACTTATCCAGACATCAACaaaagatttgatttttttatctcTGTTTTTCTCCTTCATCCACCAACTTTGGCAGAGACAGCTAGCTTCTGAAAAGATTAGGCTAAAAAAAAACTTCCCTCAAATCAAAGTTATTCTTGTAAGTGATCTGAGTCAATCAAGTGagtatttaaagtttaaaacatagaaatattttatgcataacatcttaaaaaataaaaagaaagaaacaGATTTCCTAGGAAACAGAGCACCAGCACTACTGAAGACTGCGAGCGATTGTTTCCACGGGGAGAGTTTGCGTTATGTCATGTTACATCTAaagttatgtatgtatgtatattatataCAAAAGATTCCTCTCTGGTGAAGTGACAGGTCCCGTCTTCTTGGATTTACtgatctctctcttttttttgctttttttcTGTTGGATTTTTTGGCAGAAAACGCCATTTTTGGTGCCTACTTTTATGATATTCTGAGGACATACAGTTATCTTCATTCATCTTTTTGTTGGTGCCTTTTTTAAATCGGAGGTAAAAAATGAATTGGATTGTTGTTGCTAAAATATGTGGGGGCACATGTGTCTCTTTGCATGTCCATCTGTTGCTTCTTTCCTTTCTTCTTCCTTCTTACTTCTACATCCACTTGTTCTATCATAATTacagttcttttttttttttactttcttGGAAATTGCTGAAAACCAATTTGAAATTAGATTATTGCTCAACTTTTTCAGTTCTGATTCCGTATTTTCACCCACTCTTTTATATGTGATAAAAGAAGAGTTGAAAATGGATGTCTACTTTTTTCTGATACATTTTTATGCTTTCTTGCAGCTGGGAGAAAGGTAGAACACAAGAAACACGtataaaaatacccaaaataaTCCCTTTTTATTCCAAACCTTTTTGGGAAAAACGGGAAGTTAGATAAAGAAATTGCATGTGATTGCAGTTGAGGATTAGTTGAGAACACATCACGTTTCCTTTTACTAGTGTTCCATTTTGAGGTCCCTGTTTTTTTGGAATTGAATGAACAGTCCTTTTGTGGCAAAGAAAAGGGAATGGAGCCATTCAATTTGAATCACAAGTCTCTGGAGAGAGTTGTTTCACAGAGAGCAATTCAAATGAGCAGTTCATTTTCTTGCCGAATTTGTGCGATTGGTTTTCTTTGTGGGATTTGTTTAACCTCGTTGTTTATGGCTGCTCTAACTTCATTTGGTGCTTTTGCATTGTGGGGCAATTCGTTTTCGAATGGAATTCCGAGTTTGAATTCGAGCTCCATCAGTTTCAGTAAGTTCATCATATATCCATTTTCTTGATTCCCATTATTCATTACTTGTTGAATAAATTTCCATTACCATGTTCTGGTTTTATTTTTCTGAATAATGTTCTTGGTATAATtgcaattttttgtttttatcaaTTTCTTCTTATTTGATGTTAGTGATTACGGCTTGACTTTTTAATTTGATTTGAGGTTATCTAATTTCATCCAAAACTCACCGTTCCGTTGCTCTTAGGATACTACtctcatataaaaatatataaaataaataaaaatttcacctgTATAAAATGTGACATGAGTCAAAACGTGcattttagaaaaatcaatcttTAACCGAATATCCTTCGTTTTGATCTTATGGAATTCGCTCCCGAGGCGATCTTTAAGGTTCGAGTCCCCGTGGGTTGcgaaaaataaattaagaaaaagtgtCAAGTGTGTCTTGTAAGGAGTTGGACTATTCCTAACGTTAAAAGATGCATCAACTTTACTCCCCCGTTTACAGCCTTCCAATGGAGCCAACTCCCACTTTTTTCCTTGGCAAGAAACACTGAAACCACTTTTAaagttatgttaaaaaaataatgcatattggaattttttttttgatttcttTACATGACAGATGGAAATTGCGATGGATTACCAAAAGAAAGGGAAAAAATTATGTATCCAAATGAAAGTATTAAGCTCGAAACAGATGACGAAAGAGTTTCCATGCTATACTCAGCATGGAGTGAAGTTTTTAACATAAGCGACGAATCAGTAGACAATGAAGCTAAGTTCTCTAGTAAAGTTCGAATATCCGAAGTTCTGCCAGACGCTCCTCACCTGGAGAATTGCAAGTTAAAAGTTCAAGCGAATGATCATCTTGATCGGAGACTTGAGAACATGAACCTCCCACCGTGGACCATCTGGAAAGGTCGATTAGACGACCTTTCACTATTGTCGAATGATGAGCAACTCATGTACAACCGGGATCAAACAATATTTCAAGGAGCTTATCCTCCTTGGGTATGCAAGTTTTACTTGAAACAGATTATCTATTTATGTTTCTCATCTATGATTAATATCGCAACTTATGAACCTATTCTTAAACTGTCATGATATTTGAACCAGGATGTGAAACATACACTTTAATTTGTTTTATCTCTGCCATTCATTGagagagaatttttttttaccagATTGAGGGATCGGATGAAGAAAACTATCCTCTAACTAGAAAAGTGCAACGAGACATATGGCTTCATCAGCATCCAGTCAACTGCAGTGATCCTAATATAAAGTTTTTAGTAGCTGATTGGGAGAGATTGCCTGGATTTGGTATGGGTGCACAGATCGCGGGTATGTGTGGTCTTCTTGCGATTGCCATCAATGAAAAGAGGGTTCTCGTTACCGATTATTATAATCGAGCCGATCATGATGGCTGTAAAGGTTGGTTATGACATACTGGATCACACTTGCATGGAATAtgcttctctttttttttttttggtatacTCTGTTTcgtgatttattatatatttgtgtgCTTTGTAGGTTCGTCTCGCTCTAGTTGGTCTTGTTATTTCTTCCCAGAAACTTCTCTAGAATGCAAGAGACGTGCATTTGAACTAAAGCAAGATAAAGAAGCATGGGAAAAGATGGTTATAACAGGGAAAGACAACTATTCTTCGAGAGACATATGGTCCGGAAGGATTCCAAGGTAAAAAAAACGTTTGCACACACTACTTGTTTGCTTTTCGATTAAACATTGTATTTGTCTTATAAATTTACTTTTTAGGGTGTGGGGCAATCCCTGGAGTATGATTCAGCCAACAACGGAGATAAACGGGAGCTTAATTACACACCATCGTAAAATGGATCGGAGATGGTGGAGAGCACAGGTACAGTGAATCCCTTTTCAGGTCCTCGATGGATGCTCAAAAATTGATATTATCAAGCTCGAGCATGAGAAATTCAATACAATGAGAAATTCAATACGTGTGAGAGTCTGGTTTGAGTTTGAAATTAACAACTCGATCCTGCTCAagtcaaatttcaagtatttttaACTCTTAATCTAGTTGTGCTTGGGTAGAGCAAACTCAAGCTCGACTTGCCTAAACTCATTTGCACCTGTAGCCattcttgaaatttttaaaatgttacaGGCAGTTCGCTACCTGATGAGGTTTCAGTCTGAGTACATGTGCAACTTAATGAATGTTGCACGGCATCAGGCCTTTGGATGGGAAGCAGCTAAAATGGTTCTTGCATCTCATGTACAGGTTTGCCATTTCTTGGAATAGCTTAAGATACTAATAAGAGTTAAATGCACATAATAGGTTATACGAGCGATCATTTCCATATTCCACTGAAAATAAAGCTTCACCTTAGGATCGCAATCAATCTCTATCCATTTCTTTTTCATTTTGCATTTCCACATGATATGAATACGCAATTATACCGTGTTTATAAATAGTTGTAAAAAGAAGACCATTTGTGATAAAACATTACTTTTTTGAACTAAATGGAATGTTGTTGACAATGATGTGCATGTTCTCTtacaaattttttgtttttgcaaACTATATTTTCTTTCCTAGTCTTTCTTCACGAATCATCCTTTTGTATTTGCCCCTTTCACCAGTATCCTGATGAGCAGAAGACAATTTGCATTCTAACGTCCAGAGTCTCTAATCATTCTGCAGAATACAGAAGATAAGAACTCGCATGACATAGATAAATATGTATGGTCGAATCATGAACTATGGATTCCTCGTCCATTATTGAGCATTCACGTTAGAATGGGAGATAAggcatgtgaaatgaaagtgcTTGGACTTGAAGAATACATGCACCTCGCCCAACGAGTCCGAAAACGCTTCCCACATCTCAACAACATCTGGCTATCTACTGAAATGCAGGTTCGTGTTAATATGCACAGAGTATTGATTTCTCAAACAGTTGTGGAGCCAAAGGGGGACTGTAAGGTCATTTTTATACATTTACATGGAAAAGtacatataatattatattttgcccctcataaattatttcaattttagttTCATTGTCTTAATTCAAACAAATAAAATCATCCGACTCTGCCACTAGTTTCACATGTAGTTTTCTTGTAGAAATTTGGTAGCATACTGAGAAAGTCAGCTGACAATAGTAAATGCTCATCACTTTCGATTAGGATGTCATCGATGGATCAAAATCCTACCGGCATTGGAAGTTCTACTACACGAATGTGACACGACAAACTGGCAACATTTTGATGGCGACATATGAGGCGAGTCTAGGGAGGGAAACGGGCACGAACTATCCACTTGTTAACTTTCTGATGGCCACGGAGGCTGATTTTTTC
The sequence above is a segment of the Primulina tabacum isolate GXHZ01 chromosome 6, ASM2559414v2, whole genome shotgun sequence genome. Coding sequences within it:
- the LOC142548804 gene encoding uncharacterized protein LOC142548804 isoform X2, with the protein product MEPFNLNHKSLERVVSQRAIQMSSSFSCRICAIGFLCGICLTSLFMAALTSFGAFALWGNSFSNGIPSLNSSSISFNGNCDGLPKEREKIMYPNESIKLETDDERVSMLYSAWSEVFNISDESVDNEAKFSSKVRISEVLPDAPHLENCKLKVQANDHLDRRLENMNLPPWTIWKGRLDDLSLLSNDEQLMYNRDQTIFQGAYPPWIEGSDEENYPLTRKVQRDIWLHQHPVNCSDPNIKFLVADWERLPGFGMGAQIAGMCGLLAIAINEKRVLVTDYYNRADHDGCKGSSRSSWSCYFFPETSLECKRRAFELKQDKEAWEKMVITGKDNYSSRDIWSGRIPRVWGNPWSMIQPTTEINGSLITHHRKMDRRWWRAQAVRYLMRFQSEYMCNLMNVARHQAFGWEAAKMVLASHVQNTEDKNSHDIDKYVWSNHELWIPRPLLSIHVRMGDKACEMKVLGLEEYMHLAQRVRKRFPHLNNIWLSTEMQKFGSILRKSADNSKCSSLSIRMSSMDQNPTGIGSSTTRM
- the LOC142548804 gene encoding uncharacterized protein LOC142548804 isoform X1 produces the protein MEPFNLNHKSLERVVSQRAIQMSSSFSCRICAIGFLCGICLTSLFMAALTSFGAFALWGNSFSNGIPSLNSSSISFNGNCDGLPKEREKIMYPNESIKLETDDERVSMLYSAWSEVFNISDESVDNEAKFSSKVRISEVLPDAPHLENCKLKVQANDHLDRRLENMNLPPWTIWKGRLDDLSLLSNDEQLMYNRDQTIFQGAYPPWIEGSDEENYPLTRKVQRDIWLHQHPVNCSDPNIKFLVADWERLPGFGMGAQIAGMCGLLAIAINEKRVLVTDYYNRADHDGCKGSSRSSWSCYFFPETSLECKRRAFELKQDKEAWEKMVITGKDNYSSRDIWSGRIPRVWGNPWSMIQPTTEINGSLITHHRKMDRRWWRAQAVRYLMRFQSEYMCNLMNVARHQAFGWEAAKMVLASHVQNTEDKNSHDIDKYVWSNHELWIPRPLLSIHVRMGDKACEMKVLGLEEYMHLAQRVRKRFPHLNNIWLSTEMQDVIDGSKSYRHWKFYYTNVTRQTGNILMATYEASLGRETGTNYPLVNFLMATEADFFVGALGSTWCFLIDGMRNTGGKVMYGYLSVNKDRFW